Proteins from a single region of Festucalex cinctus isolate MCC-2025b chromosome 19, RoL_Fcin_1.0, whole genome shotgun sequence:
- the LOC144007741 gene encoding uncharacterized protein LOC144007741, which yields MESANMTCKRNSVQLAFMYLNDIVTLLVGPPLAACLLWHSFKSKRARLDVLNINLALFHTCQYALSAAHFIYALIWPEAPRNLLRFMLVYAQTGGPMSLCLICVERYVAVVRPTDYPSLERYRFRELGAAVVWLVSVPTAVLSVLSVKVPSWWMQTFRRNGPFFLMMIMMVLLWRSSSAVAQTLRRSGPGGAAPRPAKRRAYFTVAATSSVTLLCYIPVASMMHVNRKSSVIPCLLTPLCLALLSAASVVHPVLYLYCKYLPAFHNN from the coding sequence ATGGAATCCGCCAACATGACTTGCAAGAGGAATTCGGTCCAGTTGGCGTTCATGTACCTGAACGACATCGTGACGCTGCTGGTGGGCCCGCCGCTGGCCGCGTGTCTGCTGTGGCACAGCTTCAAGTCCAAGCGAGCCCGCCTGGACGTGCTCAACATCAACCTGGCGCTCTTCCACACCTGTCAGTACGCCCTGTCCGCCGCGCATTTCATCTACGCGCTGATTTGGCCCGAGGCGCCCAGGAACCTGCTGAGGTTCATGCTGGTCTACGCGCAGACCGGCGGCCCCATGAGCCTGTGCCTCATCTGCGTGGAGCGCTACGTGGCCGTGGTGCGACCCACCGACTACCCCAGCCTGGAGCGCTACCGCTTCCGGGAGCTGGGCGCCGCCGTCGTCTGGCTCGTTTCCGTGCCCACCGCCGTTTTGTCGGTGCTCAGTGTCAAGGTCCCGTCCTGGTGGATGCAGACCTTCCGAAGGAACGGGCCTTTCTTCTTGATGATGATCATGATGGTGCTGCTGTGGCGGAGCAGCAGCGCGGTGGCGCAAACCCTGCGGAGGTCCGGCCCGGGCGGGGCGGCACCGCGGCCGGCCAAGAGGCGGGCTTATTTCACCGTGGCCGCCACCTCCAGCGTGACGTTGCTCTGCTACATCCCGGTGGCCTCCATGATGCACGTGAACCGGAAGTCGAGCGTTATCCCGTGCTTGTTGACGCCCCTGTGCCTCGCCCTCCTGTCTGCGGCCAGCGTGGTGCACCCGGTGCTTTATCTCTACTGTAAATATTTACCAGCATTTCACAATAATTAA